From the Lolium rigidum isolate FL_2022 chromosome 2, APGP_CSIRO_Lrig_0.1, whole genome shotgun sequence genome, one window contains:
- the LOC124690102 gene encoding F-box/FBD/LRR-repeat protein At1g13570-like, which produces MGSPKKAKAEPGCSDRISSLPKEIKECILSNLNVQEAVRASILSSAWRNVWTTMPDILLYDWSFASSVSQTTARSKFITLVDLALALHKGSLDTFILEAHRSFHDVIDRWISMLSKKVPKAITIKFASGPKFKIHSSLFSISDLKHLRVKYCIITLPRKFEGFKRLVVLNLKSFFCTDSDISYLISSCPMLNTLRLKYFKDINCLNIQAPVLEVLEVEGQFEDLHLNAPSLLHAYLTLDKTEAHKYVPVAHDGKRYLMQVFGSLADVKTLTVSGSFLTYLSKGCLLTKLPGAFHRLEKIGIERCFWNWTEALAICSIFENARMLRELEIWSYPREEVYARNGVWDQDETAIQKPPWIT; this is translated from the exons ATGGGTAGCCCTAAAAAGGCTAAGGCGGAACCAGGATGTTCAGACAGAATCAGCAGTCTACCTAAAGAGATAAAGGAGTGCATCCTCTCCAATTTGAACGTCCAAGAAGCTGTTAGAGCTAGCATCCTATCAAGCGCTTGGAGGAACGTGTGGACTACTATGCCAGATATACTTCTGTATGATTGGAGCTTTGCTTCCTCTGTTTCCCAGACAACTGcacgatccaaatttattacattgGTTGATCTGGCGTTGGCGCTCCATAAGGGatctctagatacattcatacttGAAGCGCACAGAAGTTTTCATGATGTAATTGACAGGTGGATTTCCATGCTATCCAAAAAGGTGCCAAAAGCCATTACAATCAAGTTCGCCTCTGGTCCAAAGTTCAAGATTCATTCGAGCCTCTTCTCTATCAGTGATTTGAAGCACCTTCGCGTAAAGTACTGCATCATCACCTTGCCTAGGAAGTTTGAAGGTTTCAAGCGGCTAGTAGTCCTGAACCTGAAGTCTTTTTTCTGCACCGACAGTGACATCAGTTATTTAATCTCTTCCTGCCCCATGCTTAATACGTTGCGTCTGAAATATTTTAAGGACATCAATTGTCTCAACATTCAAGCTCCAGTACTCGAAGTCTTAGAGGTTGAGGGACAGTTTGAAGACCTTCATCTGAATGCCCCTAGTTTGCTCCATGCATATTTGACACTTGACAAAACTGAAGCCCACAAGTATGTTCCAGTGGCACATGATGGGAAGCGCTATCTGATGCAAGTTTTTGGCAGTCTAGCTGATGTCAAAACGCTTACCGTTAGCGGTTCTTTCTTGACG TATCTATCCAAAGGGTGCTTGCTGACAAAACTCCCTGGTGCATTTCATCGTCTTGAGAAGATTGGTATTGAGAGATGCTTCTGGAACTGGACGGAAGCCTTGGCTATTTGTTCAATATTTGAGAATGCTCGTATGCTTAGAGAACTTGAAATATGG AGTTATCCTCGTGAAGAAGTTTATGCACGTAATGGTGTCTGGGATCAGGATGAGACGGCGATACAGAAGCCCCCTTGGATCACCTGA